The Sphingosinithalassobacter sp. CS137 genome includes a region encoding these proteins:
- a CDS encoding alpha/beta hydrolase, with amino-acid sequence MRGLFVLAAAVAATPAAAQDATAGQQIGFGTSYRLTSTAMDAERTVNVWAPPGCDAESACPALYVIDGGLAQDWYHIAGLSHLGGLSGMYPAMVVVGIETGDRVNELAPTASDPEILAEYPTAGQAERFRRHLADEVIPFVEARYSLTGERAVIGESLAGLFIVDTFLTQPDLFDSYLAISPSLWWDRVAVGRTAGAALDAQDGAERRLYLTVADKGGLHQLGMDLLVAALRQRAPEGLRWTYVPRPDEAHSTIYHGAALDALRWAYADPTEGEAE; translated from the coding sequence GGCGGCGACGCCCGCCGCTGCGCAGGATGCGACGGCTGGCCAGCAAATCGGCTTCGGGACCAGCTATCGGCTCACCTCGACGGCGATGGATGCCGAGCGGACGGTGAACGTCTGGGCGCCGCCCGGATGCGATGCCGAAAGCGCCTGCCCGGCGCTGTACGTTATCGACGGCGGGCTGGCGCAGGACTGGTATCATATCGCCGGCCTCTCGCATCTCGGCGGCCTCTCCGGCATGTACCCGGCGATGGTCGTCGTCGGGATCGAGACCGGAGACCGGGTGAACGAGCTTGCGCCTACGGCCAGCGATCCGGAGATACTGGCGGAGTATCCGACCGCAGGCCAAGCCGAGCGGTTCCGCCGCCACCTCGCCGACGAAGTGATCCCTTTCGTCGAGGCGCGCTACAGTCTGACCGGCGAGCGCGCGGTGATCGGGGAGTCGCTCGCGGGACTCTTCATCGTCGACACCTTTCTGACGCAGCCGGATCTGTTCGACAGCTATCTCGCGATCAGCCCCAGCCTGTGGTGGGATCGCGTGGCGGTCGGCCGCACCGCAGGGGCCGCGCTCGACGCGCAGGACGGCGCCGAGCGGCGGCTTTACCTCACCGTCGCCGACAAAGGCGGGCTGCACCAGCTCGGCATGGACCTGCTGGTCGCCGCGCTTCGGCAGCGGGCACCGGAGGGATTGCGCTGGACCTATGTGCCGCGGCCCGATGAAGCGCATTCGACCATCTACCATGGCGCGGCACTCGACGCGCTGCGATGGGCCTATGCCGACCCGACCGAAGGAGAAGCGGAATGA
- a CDS encoding lysozyme inhibitor LprI family protein, which produces MTAWLLLTLAVALQDAPSRDCSDPQTQSAMTACAGAEFEQADVALNAQWNETLAAMRARDADGHGTSAGDGPGYADALIAAQRAWLRFRDTHCRTEGYVARAGSMQPMLVASCKATLTRTRTRQLRELLHSMTM; this is translated from the coding sequence ATGACGGCCTGGCTATTGCTGACGCTCGCTGTGGCCCTGCAGGATGCGCCGTCGCGCGACTGTTCCGATCCGCAGACCCAGAGCGCGATGACCGCCTGCGCCGGCGCGGAGTTCGAGCAGGCCGACGTCGCGCTGAACGCGCAATGGAACGAGACGCTCGCCGCGATGCGCGCGCGCGATGCGGACGGACATGGGACTTCGGCCGGCGACGGGCCGGGCTATGCCGATGCGCTGATCGCGGCGCAGCGGGCGTGGCTCCGCTTCCGCGACACGCACTGCCGGACCGAAGGCTATGTCGCGCGCGCAGGATCGATGCAGCCGATGCTGGTCGCCAGTTGCAAGGCGACGCTGACGCGCACGCGCACCCGGCAGCTGCGCGAACTGCTCCACTCGATGACGATGTGA
- a CDS encoding acetyl/propionyl/methylcrotonyl-CoA carboxylase subunit alpha yields the protein MFKKILVANRGEIACRVMRTAKRMGIATVAVYSDADARAPHVQMADEAVRLGPPPASESYLLADKILEAAKATGADAIHPGYGFLSERESFAKACADAGVAFIGPPPNAIAAMGDKIESKKLAKEAGVNVVPGFLGEIADTDAAVKIAGDIGYPVMMKASAGGGGKGMRLAWSEQDVRDGFEATKREGLASFGDDRVFIEKFIESPRHIEIQVLGDQHGNIVYLGERECSIQRRHQKVVEEAPSPFVTPDMRKAMGEQAVALARAVGYYSAGTVELIVSGADTTGESFYFLEMNTRLQVEHPVTEAVTGLDLVEQMIRVAAGEKLAFGQEDVRLNGWAIENRVYAEDPYRGFLPSTGRLVRYLPPASRETDYSHPFVPSEAEARAADGADSVSTSNAPGSRGGGYTRVDDGVVEGSEISMFYDPMIAKLVTWAPTRDEAAERQVAALDRFRIEGIGHNVDFLSAIMQHPRFREGALTTGFIAEEYPEGFQGAPTDATLRRKLAALATVIDLARAERDARISGQLTDHPPLSPDRVVTVDGDRFELSIDGYDGGLLVNYDEDEPPLDVVGHWRPGEPLFAARVDDEPITVGVARTRSGWRLTAHGASHSVEVLPPHVARYRRHMIEKVPPDMSKFLLCPMPGLLTTLHVGPGDTVEAGQPLAVVEAMKMENILRAERAGTVKAANFAPGDSLAVDAAILEFE from the coding sequence ATGTTCAAGAAAATCCTGGTCGCCAATCGCGGCGAAATCGCGTGCCGCGTCATGCGGACCGCAAAGCGCATGGGGATCGCCACCGTCGCGGTCTATTCGGATGCCGATGCGCGCGCTCCGCACGTCCAGATGGCCGATGAGGCAGTGCGGCTCGGCCCGCCGCCCGCGAGCGAGAGCTATCTGCTCGCCGACAAGATTCTTGAGGCCGCGAAGGCGACCGGCGCCGATGCGATCCACCCCGGCTATGGCTTCCTGTCGGAGCGCGAGAGCTTCGCCAAGGCATGCGCTGATGCCGGCGTGGCGTTCATCGGCCCGCCGCCGAACGCCATCGCGGCGATGGGCGACAAGATCGAATCGAAGAAGCTCGCCAAGGAAGCGGGGGTGAACGTCGTCCCGGGTTTCCTGGGCGAGATCGCCGATACCGACGCGGCGGTGAAGATCGCGGGGGACATCGGCTATCCGGTGATGATGAAGGCCTCGGCGGGCGGCGGCGGCAAGGGGATGCGGCTCGCCTGGTCCGAACAGGATGTCCGCGACGGGTTCGAGGCGACCAAGCGCGAAGGGCTGGCGAGCTTCGGCGACGATCGCGTCTTCATCGAGAAGTTCATCGAGAGCCCCCGGCATATCGAGATCCAGGTGCTCGGCGACCAGCACGGCAACATTGTCTATCTGGGCGAGCGCGAATGCTCGATACAGCGCCGCCACCAGAAGGTCGTCGAGGAAGCGCCGTCGCCCTTCGTCACGCCTGACATGCGCAAGGCGATGGGCGAGCAGGCGGTCGCGCTCGCCCGCGCCGTCGGCTACTACAGCGCCGGCACGGTCGAGCTGATCGTCTCGGGCGCCGATACGACGGGCGAGAGCTTCTACTTCCTCGAGATGAACACGCGGCTCCAGGTGGAGCATCCGGTGACCGAAGCCGTGACCGGGCTCGATCTCGTCGAGCAGATGATCCGTGTCGCGGCGGGCGAGAAGCTGGCGTTCGGGCAGGAAGACGTGCGGCTGAATGGCTGGGCGATCGAGAACCGCGTCTATGCCGAGGATCCGTATCGCGGCTTCCTGCCGTCGACCGGTCGGCTGGTCCGCTATCTGCCGCCTGCGTCCCGCGAGACTGACTATAGCCACCCGTTCGTCCCGAGCGAAGCCGAGGCACGTGCCGCGGACGGTGCGGATAGTGTCTCGACTTCGAACGCGCCGGGAAGCCGCGGTGGCGGATATACCCGCGTCGATGATGGCGTGGTCGAAGGTTCGGAAATCTCGATGTTCTACGATCCGATGATCGCCAAGCTCGTCACCTGGGCGCCGACGCGCGACGAAGCGGCCGAACGGCAGGTCGCTGCGCTCGACCGGTTCCGCATCGAGGGCATCGGCCACAATGTCGATTTCCTGTCGGCGATCATGCAGCACCCGCGCTTTCGCGAGGGGGCGCTGACCACCGGCTTCATCGCCGAAGAGTATCCCGAGGGATTCCAGGGCGCGCCGACGGACGCGACGCTGCGGCGCAAGCTTGCCGCGCTGGCGACGGTAATCGATCTGGCGCGGGCCGAACGCGACGCCAGGATCTCGGGCCAGCTGACCGATCATCCACCTCTGTCGCCCGATCGTGTCGTGACCGTCGATGGCGATCGTTTCGAGCTCTCGATCGACGGCTATGACGGCGGCCTTCTGGTCAACTATGACGAGGATGAGCCGCCGCTCGATGTTGTGGGACACTGGCGCCCGGGCGAGCCGCTGTTCGCGGCGAGAGTCGACGACGAACCGATCACGGTCGGAGTCGCCCGGACCCGCAGTGGCTGGCGGCTGACCGCGCATGGCGCCTCCCATAGCGTCGAGGTGCTGCCGCCGCATGTCGCGCGCTACCGGCGACACATGATCGAGAAGGTGCCGCCGGACATGAGCAAGTTCCTGCTCTGTCCGATGCCGGGGTTGCTGACGACGCTGCACGTCGGCCCGGGCGACACGGTGGAAGCGGGGCAGCCGCTCGCAGTCGTAGAGGCGATGAAGATGGAGAACATCCTGCGCGCCGAGCGGGCCGGAACCGTAAAGGCGGCGAATTTCGCGCCCGGCGACAGCCTGGCCGTCGATGCGGCGATCCTCGAGTTCGAGTGA